The sequence gaattaataactaaaaataatagctaaaaataatagagaaaaggacaaataggttccTGACCTTTTGTCCCGTAGATATTTTTGTCTCTgactattgaaaaatatttttaagtctcttatcttcacaaaacttggacgggtcagtccctgacggagacagttggacggagggactgatccgtccaagttttgtgaatgtcaggaacttaaaagtattttttaatggtTAGGAACGAAAATGTCCGCGAGACGAAAGGTCaggacctatttgtcattttctcaaaataataaattctaataatcGTATAGTATTCTTCATAAATTTAAGTTTTCTATGATGAACATTCATGCAAAGAGGGAATGGATAAATGATTATGCTTCATAGTTCATATATCCAATAAAATGGCTAGCTATTCAATTTATTATTTGTTTATAAAAAATGCTATATNNNNNNNNNNNNNNNNNNNNNNNNNNNNNNNNNNNNATTTTAATATATGCTTTTTTAACTATTTCCTGAAACTATAAAAACATTTTAATGTGTAATGgaaattatttctttttttttcttttgggaaTCTTTACagggactaattaaattaagCAAGCATAAGTTGGTGGCTGAGGGGATTGCTGACTTGCCCAACACAAGATTGTTGTCAGTACCCAGTAGTCCATAAGCACGTAGCTTTTCTatactcttttgtttttgttttttttcatctttaatttATATCAAATAATATTATGCTTAAGGAATAATACGGCCTGAATTCATGACATTTTGTCACTTTCTCTTAAGTTTTAGTGGCTTCATTGCAAAAACTGTGGCGCATCGAAACTAAAGATGAACGGGATACAAATCGATTTCTTTATTAACGTTAGTTTGTGGCTTTGTGCTAATATAACAGCAAACTTTGGCTTTAGTTAACCTCATAGATCAGAAATATTATTCCTAGCTAGTTTAGCCTTTAATTCGGAAAGTGGATCAACCTATAGGTTGAAGATCACAATGTTCCTGAAGAGGGAACTTGGGATCAGAATAGGAACCATTGAGAATGGCATAGGTAACAAGCTTGTTTGCAGCTTCTGTTGCATGGATTCCATCCCAGCTTACGTAGTTGTAAGGATCATCACATGCTGTTGCTTTGGAATTGCCACAGTAAGCTTTTGGATCGAAATTGTACTTTCCCCCTCCATATCCGCAACATGCTTTCGTGCCATACTTGAGCCCTGTTCCAAAGAATATATAAACCGTTTTGAGAAGTGATTAAACTTATATATAGATATGAAGGAGAAGTGCTTGATTTGAACCATGAGAAGTTGGATGCTGAAAGAGCTCTAACAGAACAGTGTGTACATCGACATAAATGACATTAGCATCAGAAAGAGTCTCTCTAGTCTGTCTCAATGTCTCTTTCAACATCTTGTTATAGTCCACAACGGCGTTGTTTAAGGAAACCATACATCCAAATTCATCAATGTCTGAACTATTATGTTCAAGCTCCACCAAGAATGAAGGGTAGCATCCCACTGGTGCAAGATTGAGCACCATAAATGTACGTCCTCCAACATCATGGTATAGCTCCTAGAAATGGAGCGAAATTCAAATCAGTGAGATTATTTTGTTATTTCAGTAATAATAGATCTGTGTTGGTGTTGAGTCTCACCTTAATTGTAGCACCTATTTCTGAAACAACTTGAGGAAGTCTCTGCTTCACTCCACCTACACCAATGGCACCTAAGTTGGAAGTGAAGTCATTTTGGCCAATGTAGAATGTGTAAAGCGATTTTCCGAATATATCCGGTGAAGGAAGCTTGGCTTCTGCAAGATGTTATGAACTAAAATAAGGTTAATTCTAAAAGAGAGAACTTAAAGGGTTAAAGCtaagaaaagtaaaattaattGTACTGAAATACTCTTGTTCATAAGACTCAGATACTCTGAAATATTCTATTAATAGGACACATCATCTATTCTAAACAATACTAATCCTATAACTCCTATTACTCTGTTTTATAATGATTATATTGATagcacaagaaaaatcacaaggGGTGCCAGTTTTGGCATTGTGAAAAGAAAACTAGTAAGCTCCTATAATACTGCTTCCATTCTTAAATAACTTTATTTGAACAAAGTGTTCTATTCAGAGCTAGTGTATATCTAGATACATGGATTTGTTAATATGCCACTTTGTCTAAGTCGAACGGgtgaaataataaataaaatttgggaacTAGAAAGTTTGTACATTTTGCACCTTCTTGATGAAATTCAAGGACTCTGGTTTTAAATTGCTTCATTTGGTTGAGCTGGATAGCAAGAGAGAAAGGGCTGATTCCACTGACAAACAAAGAAGTGTTAGGAATAAGCACAGTGGATGCCAATGTTGCATAGTTGGCCCCATGTCTGAAGTTTGATCCTATTGATTGCAGATAGGGACTCAAAAATGGCAATCCAAGAGCTTGAGCTGCCAAATCAAAGGTAAAATATAATTGTTAATATCAGTAATTTAGTGTCAATGAATAACCAGATTTCTTCTTTATCATAATTGAGTGGTTCCTATAGAAATACTGTATATTAGTTATTACACATTGATTTGGAGTTAGCTTTAGGAAAGTCATTTTGAAATTATTGGTGGGGCGTAAAGATAAAGATTGAGAATCTATCCATTACTATACATACAAATATTTCCAGCTATAAAAATCTTGTCTTATAGTGAGAACTGCTTAAGGAAAAAGAAAGATACAAATCTAATAATCAATAAGGATGGGATAATGTCGGCTATAGGCTAGTATTCTGCTTTAGCAGGATCCAAATAAATAATGACCAAATAAGTTAAAACAACAAGAATTACATCTTAACTAACAGATATAGCTTTTGGTTTAGTGGTAAGATCAATCCAATGAAACAAAATGAGATGTTATAATCTATATGTCTGCCCTTGGTTTATAAATGGTTGATGACAAAAAACCAATATAGAAAGAATATGAAAGATTACCAAGAAAATCAATCATGAGTCTGCCATCGGAAGCCCGGCCAGCTGGTTTTTTGAAGAAAGTAACTCCAAAAGGAGCAGACTGTGCGGGAAAAGCTGCATAGAAACCACCAGTATCTGAGTTTGAATCCCCGAAGTTGAAGATTGCCTCAAAATCACATTTTGTGTGACTTAAACCCACCAAGCATAACAACAAGGCCATCACTGATGCCAAATTGATGCAACTCATTTTCGGAGCTACCTTGTTCATTAGCTTAAGGTTAAGGATGtgtacactactataaatataaTGGAGAGGCAGCAGTACTATACATGGAAACACGGCAACCAATTTATTCTCTTGCTGAGACAACGGGTAAAAAATTTATGGCCCCAATACTCACTCTTGTTATATGCATAAATAATCCAATATCAATTGCAATCATATATATAGCAGGCGCAACATGCGCCACATATGTTTTGGATGTGTTGCTATTAATTAATAGTAACATAGCAGCAGATTATGTAATTGTTGCTTAGGATGTTAATAATACTTAGTATTGTTAGTGACATTATTGACCTTGGAATGTAATGAATTCAATGGAGGTGTTAAGTGTTAATTAAGTGATATCAATGGAAACCAAGATTCACAAGCCACCATAAACTATGCATGCTTTCTTTTTTGGTTTAAGGACTAATCCACCACatatctgagctccatttaaagATTTGTCGCTGGCCAATTGGTTGTTGCATGCACAAGGCAGAATTCGAATCCTAAACACTTGCTTAAGCAAACGAATGAATCACTCAACCAACTCAAGTTA is a genomic window of Arachis ipaensis cultivar K30076 chromosome B06, Araip1.1, whole genome shotgun sequence containing:
- the LOC107645724 gene encoding GDSL esterase/lipase At4g01130 isoform X2, with the protein product MNKVAPKMSCINLASVMALLLCLVGLSHTKCDFEAIFNFGDSNSDTGGFYAAFPAQSAPFGVTFFKKPAGRASDGRLMIDFLAQALGLPFLSPYLQSIGSNFRHGANYATLASTVLIPNTSLFVSGISPFSLAIQLNQMKQFKTRVLEFHQEEAKLPSPDIFGKSLYTFYIGQNDFTSNLGAIGVGGVKQRLPQVVSEIGATIKELYHDVGGRTFMVLNLAPVGCYPSFLVELEHNSSDIDEFGWLKYGTKACCGYGGGKYNFDPKAYCGNSKATACDDPYNYVSWDGIHATEAANKLVTYAILNGSYSDPKFPLQEHCDLQPIG
- the LOC107645724 gene encoding GDSL esterase/lipase At4g01130 isoform X1, whose translation is MNKVAPKMSCINLASVMALLLCLVGLSHTKCDFEAIFNFGDSNSDTGGFYAAFPAQSAPFGVTFFKKPAGRASDGRLMIDFLAQALGLPFLSPYLQSIGSNFRHGANYATLASTVLIPNTSLFVSGISPFSLAIQLNQMKQFKTRVLEFHQEEAKLPSPDIFGKSLYTFYIGQNDFTSNLGAIGVGGVKQRLPQVVSEIGATIKELYHDVGGRTFMVLNLAPVGCYPSFLVELEHNSSDIDEFGCMVSLNNAVVDYNKMLKETLRQTRETLSDANVIYVDVHTVLLELFQHPTSHGLKYGTKACCGYGGGKYNFDPKAYCGNSKATACDDPYNYVSWDGIHATEAANKLVTYAILNGSYSDPKFPLQEHCDLQPIG
- the LOC107645724 gene encoding GDSL esterase/lipase At4g01130 isoform X3, whose amino-acid sequence is MNKVAPKMSCINLASVMALLLCLVGLSHTKCDFEAIFNFGDSNSDTGGFYAAFPAQSAPFGVTFFKKPAGRASDGRLMIDFLAQALGLPFLSPYLQSIGSNFRHGANYATLASTVLIPNTSLFVSGISPFSLAIQLNQMKQFKTRVLEFHQEEAKLPSPDIFGKSLYTFYIGQNDFTSNLGAIGVGGVKQRLPQVVSEIGATIKELYHDVGGRTFMVLNLAPVGCYPSFLVELEHNSSDIDEFGCMVSLNNAVVDYNKMLKETLRQTRETLSDANVIYVDGSSMARKHVADMEGESTISIQKLTVAIPKQQHVMILTTT